The Parabacteroides sp. AD58 genome includes a window with the following:
- a CDS encoding TonB-dependent receptor produces the protein MKRIIFFLICVCLSLDWLSAAEHLFLIHGRIIDKQTREPVPFANVILESDPTKGSATDEKGDFSITEVKPGIYRLVASCIGYKNCVTPEYIVSANTPFVEIELEADQTQLDEVTVRPVLFQKLAESPVSMQVIGLQEIEKSPGANRDISRIVQAYPGVAFSPAGYRNDLIVRGGSPSENRFYLDGIEIPNINHFSTQGASGGPVGIINADLIREINFYTGAFPSDKGNALSSVLDFRLRDGNMENNRFKATLGASEVSLSGNGHFNDKVSYLVSVRQSYLQLLFNVLGLPLLPNYIDGQFKIKARFSPTDELTVLGLTGIDRMKLNLDLTGEDAEYILSYLPIIEQETFTLGAMYRHYAGKHTQSLSVSHNFLRNKNTKYLNNDESTEDNQMLRLRSTEQKTVIKGENKSYLGSWTVKEGAEINYIQYQNTSFQRMYGDQLYMSDYDTDLGLWSWGAFATAEYTTPDNRFKSALGLRLDGNNFSKEMKQVWKNISPRLSLSYTFTDNWSLSGSGGLYNQLPPYTGLGFKENDVLINENLKYMQVAQGNIGLSWKAHNQLSISLEGFYKKYFHVPLSVNDQIPLLCKGNDYGVIGNEPLVSTAEGQSYGLELMGKWQILNRLNLVSSFTLYRSEYRNNKESEYIPSAWDNRIIFNTSGTYNFPKNWSLGAKLSCIGGAPYTPYDADKSSLVQAWNAQGRPYYDYSRYNSERLAGYAQLDIRVDKMFYFKRYMLGIYLDIQNITKSKLKQQDILMSTGVIENPEAPVEAQRYVMKSIKQESGTLLPTIGVTFEF, from the coding sequence ATGAAGCGGATTATATTCTTCTTGATCTGTGTCTGTCTGTCACTGGACTGGCTGAGTGCAGCAGAACATTTATTCCTGATACATGGCCGTATCATCGATAAACAAACGCGTGAGCCGGTTCCGTTTGCCAATGTCATTCTGGAATCAGATCCAACAAAAGGTTCAGCCACCGACGAGAAAGGTGATTTTTCCATCACCGAAGTCAAACCGGGCATTTACCGTTTGGTTGCCTCTTGCATTGGATATAAAAACTGTGTTACTCCCGAATACATTGTATCGGCCAACACGCCTTTTGTCGAAATAGAGCTGGAAGCCGATCAGACACAACTGGATGAAGTGACGGTCCGTCCGGTTTTGTTCCAGAAATTAGCCGAAAGCCCGGTGAGCATGCAAGTCATCGGATTACAGGAAATCGAGAAAAGTCCTGGTGCTAACCGCGATATTTCACGTATCGTTCAAGCATATCCGGGTGTAGCTTTTTCTCCCGCCGGTTATCGCAATGATTTAATTGTGCGAGGCGGCTCGCCTTCCGAGAACCGATTCTATTTAGATGGAATAGAGATCCCGAATATCAATCACTTCAGTACACAAGGAGCTTCAGGTGGACCCGTTGGCATCATCAATGCCGATTTGATTCGGGAGATCAACTTCTATACCGGAGCATTTCCTTCAGATAAAGGAAATGCGCTGAGTTCTGTCCTTGATTTCCGCCTTCGGGATGGAAATATGGAGAATAACCGGTTTAAAGCTACCTTAGGTGCTTCCGAAGTATCACTGAGTGGCAACGGCCACTTCAACGATAAGGTGTCTTATCTGGTATCCGTTCGTCAGTCTTATCTCCAGCTTTTATTTAATGTATTAGGACTGCCTTTACTTCCGAACTATATTGACGGACAATTCAAGATCAAGGCCCGCTTCTCGCCTACCGATGAACTGACGGTTTTAGGATTAACAGGTATCGACCGTATGAAACTGAATCTGGATCTGACCGGTGAAGATGCCGAATATATCCTGAGTTATCTACCCATCATCGAGCAGGAAACCTTTACGCTCGGAGCCATGTACCGGCATTACGCAGGAAAACATACCCAATCCTTGTCTGTCAGCCATAACTTCTTACGAAACAAGAACACCAAATATCTGAACAATGATGAATCGACTGAAGACAACCAGATGCTCCGCCTGCGTTCGACAGAGCAGAAAACAGTGATCAAAGGAGAAAACAAGTCCTACTTAGGTTCTTGGACAGTAAAGGAAGGTGCAGAAATCAATTACATTCAATACCAGAATACCTCCTTCCAGCGTATGTATGGCGACCAGTTATATATGTCGGATTATGATACGGACTTGGGTTTATGGAGTTGGGGCGCTTTTGCCACTGCCGAATACACAACACCCGATAACCGGTTTAAATCGGCTTTGGGACTTCGACTGGACGGAAATAACTTTTCCAAAGAGATGAAGCAAGTCTGGAAAAACATCTCTCCGCGCCTTTCTCTATCATATACATTTACAGACAACTGGAGTCTGAGCGGAAGTGGCGGATTATATAACCAGCTGCCTCCTTATACCGGATTAGGTTTCAAGGAGAATGATGTACTGATCAATGAGAACCTGAAATACATGCAGGTGGCACAAGGAAACATTGGCTTGAGCTGGAAAGCCCATAACCAACTTAGTATTTCTTTAGAAGGTTTCTATAAGAAGTATTTCCATGTTCCACTCTCAGTGAACGACCAGATTCCGTTATTGTGTAAAGGGAATGATTATGGTGTCATCGGCAACGAACCTCTGGTTTCTACAGCCGAAGGTCAATCGTATGGATTGGAACTGATGGGAAAATGGCAGATTCTGAACCGGCTGAACCTGGTTTCTTCGTTTACCTTATACAGAAGTGAATACCGGAATAACAAGGAAAGTGAATATATTCCGTCAGCTTGGGACAACCGAATCATATTCAATACAAGCGGAACTTACAACTTTCCTAAAAACTGGAGCCTCGGAGCCAAGTTAAGCTGTATTGGCGGTGCGCCTTATACACCTTATGATGCCGACAAATCATCGTTGGTACAAGCCTGGAATGCACAAGGACGTCCGTATTATGATTACAGCCGTTACAACAGCGAGCGCCTGGCCGGTTATGCCCAGCTCGATATCCGTGTAGACAAGATGTTCTACTTCAAACGATATATGTTAGGCATTTATTTAGATATACAGAACATAACAAAGAGCAAACTCAAGCAACAGGACATTCTGATGAGTACAGGCGTCATAGAAAATCCGGAAGCGCCGGTTGAAGCCCAACGATATGTAATGAAATCCATCAAACAGGAAAGCGGAACGCTCTTACCAACCATAGGTGTTACATTTGAGTTCTAA
- the rho gene encoding transcription termination factor Rho, with protein sequence MQKYNILELNEKLLPELQTIAEELGIKKVRSFKKEELVYKILDEQAISYAGIQAEKEKVKEAKKAERRGRPKKAAKAEEKTTDTMSVDELLAQPTEIKLDAPVEAKQQDTNIKQENKKKKARLEKTDKQPVAAKEKEESAPVVAEVVTKPKETVEKNKPLLPPVVMETADGENPEAVVKEEPQDNQNPTENPVTTEPETTSTEPESKRLVFRHGGAKSVLDQVFPFPSSSPKNESKSAQQTSTSNNEQSSAQQNTNRNKNNRQNNNNNNNNNNNNQNSNNAQQEKAFEFDGILTGTGVLEIMQDGYGFLRSSDYNYLTSPDDIYVSQSQIKLFGLKTGDVVEGAIRPPKEGEKYFPLVKVDRINGRTPEEVRDRVPFDHLTPLFPDEKFMLTRRRSTKVYDNIAVRVVDLFSPIGKGQRGLIVAPPKTGKTVLLKDIANAIAANHPEVYMIILLIDERPEEVTDMARSVDAEVIASTFDEPAERHVKIAEIVLNKAKRMVECGHDVVILLDSITRLARAYNTVQPASGKVLSGGVDANALQKPKRFFGAARNIENGGSLTILATALIETGSKMDEVIFEEFKGTGNMELQLDRKLSNKRIYPAVDITASSTRRDDLLQNETTLNRMWILRKYLADMNSIEAMEFVKQRMEQTIDNQEFLASMNG encoded by the coding sequence AAAAACTTCTTCCGGAATTACAGACGATTGCGGAAGAGTTGGGTATAAAGAAAGTACGTTCTTTCAAGAAAGAAGAGCTGGTGTATAAAATTTTAGACGAACAAGCTATTTCCTATGCCGGTATTCAGGCTGAAAAAGAGAAAGTAAAAGAAGCCAAGAAAGCTGAACGAAGAGGCCGGCCTAAAAAAGCTGCAAAAGCAGAAGAAAAGACAACTGATACCATGTCGGTTGATGAATTATTGGCTCAGCCTACTGAAATCAAACTGGATGCGCCAGTCGAAGCTAAACAGCAGGATACGAATATCAAGCAGGAAAATAAAAAGAAAAAAGCTCGTTTGGAGAAAACAGACAAACAGCCTGTTGCAGCGAAAGAAAAAGAAGAAAGTGCGCCTGTTGTCGCAGAAGTAGTAACGAAACCAAAAGAAACAGTGGAAAAGAACAAACCTTTATTGCCGCCTGTTGTTATGGAAACAGCGGATGGTGAAAATCCGGAAGCAGTAGTAAAAGAGGAACCTCAGGATAATCAGAACCCAACTGAAAATCCTGTGACTACAGAACCCGAAACAACATCCACAGAACCAGAATCAAAGCGTTTAGTATTCCGTCATGGAGGCGCAAAATCTGTTTTGGATCAGGTTTTCCCTTTCCCTTCTTCTTCACCCAAGAATGAAAGTAAATCAGCGCAGCAGACATCTACTTCCAATAACGAACAATCTTCTGCTCAACAAAATACAAACCGGAATAAAAACAACCGGCAGAACAATAATAACAATAACAACAACAATAACAATAACCAGAATTCAAATAATGCTCAACAGGAGAAAGCCTTTGAGTTTGATGGTATTCTGACGGGTACAGGTGTTCTGGAAATCATGCAGGATGGATATGGCTTCCTGCGTTCTTCCGATTATAACTATCTGACTTCACCGGATGATATTTATGTTTCTCAATCACAGATTAAGTTGTTTGGATTGAAGACCGGCGATGTTGTGGAAGGTGCTATTCGTCCGCCGAAAGAAGGAGAAAAGTATTTCCCGCTGGTGAAAGTTGACCGGATTAATGGCCGTACACCTGAAGAAGTTCGTGATCGTGTTCCCTTTGATCATCTGACTCCGCTGTTCCCTGACGAGAAGTTTATGCTGACTCGCCGCCGCTCTACTAAAGTATATGATAATATTGCTGTACGGGTAGTTGATCTGTTCTCTCCGATTGGTAAAGGACAGCGCGGTCTGATTGTAGCTCCTCCTAAAACAGGTAAGACTGTATTGTTGAAAGATATTGCGAATGCCATTGCGGCTAATCACCCGGAAGTCTATATGATTATTCTGTTGATCGACGAACGTCCGGAAGAAGTAACCGACATGGCCCGCAGTGTAGATGCTGAAGTGATTGCTTCAACATTTGATGAACCGGCAGAGCGCCATGTGAAGATAGCTGAGATTGTATTGAATAAGGCAAAGCGTATGGTTGAATGTGGTCATGATGTAGTGATCTTATTAGATTCTATCACACGTCTGGCCCGTGCATATAATACGGTTCAGCCAGCTTCAGGTAAAGTTCTTTCCGGTGGTGTGGATGCCAATGCATTGCAGAAACCGAAACGCTTCTTCGGTGCTGCCCGTAATATTGAGAACGGCGGTAGCCTGACAATTCTGGCAACAGCCTTGATCGAAACAGGTTCGAAGATGGATGAAGTGATCTTTGAAGAGTTCAAGGGAACTGGTAATATGGAACTTCAGCTGGATCGTAAGTTGTCGAATAAACGAATCTATCCGGCAGTGGATATCACGGCTTCAAGTACGCGTCGTGATGACTTGTTGCAGAATGAAACTACTTTGAACCGCATGTGGATTCTGCGTAAATATCTGGCTGATATGAATTCTATCGAAGCAATGGAGTTTGTGAAACAGCGTATGGAACAGACTATCGATAACCAGGAATTCCTGGCTTCCATGAACGGATAA